CTCGGGCACGACCGGCCGGCCCAAGGGCTGTATGCACTTCCACCGCGATGTGCTGGCCGTCGCGGACACCTTCTCGGCGCAGGTGCTGCGCCCGGAGCCCGACGACGTCTTCGCGGGCAGCCCGCCGCTCGGCTTCACCTTCGGGCTCGGCGGCCTGGTGATCTTCCCGCTGCGGGCGGGGGCGTCGGCGCTGCTGCTCGAACAGGCGGGTCCCGACCGGCTGTTGCCCGCGATCGCCGCGCACCGGGTGTCGGTGCTGTTCACCGCGCCGACGGCATACCGCGTGATGCTGGAGCGCATCGACGAGTACGACACCGGCTCGCTGCGGCGGTGTGTGTCGGCCGGAGAGAATCTGCCCGCGGCCACCTGGCAGGCATGGCAGGAGCGGACCGGGCTGCGCATCATCAACGGCATCGGCGCGACCGAGCTGCTGCACATCTTCATCTCGGCGGCGGACGACGCGATCAAGCCCGGCACCACGGGGACACCGGTACCGGGATGGCAGGCCCGCGTCGTGGACCGCTCCGGGGCCCCTGTGCCGGACGGCGAGCCGGGACTGCTCGCCGTGCGCGGCCCGGTGGGGTGCCGCTACCTGAACGACCCGCGCCAGCTGGACTACGTGCGCGACGGCTGGAATCTCACCGGCGACACCTACCTGCGTGAACCCGACGGCTACTTCCGCTACGTCGCCCGCGCCGACGACATGATCATCTCGGCCGGGTACAACATCGCGGGGCCCGAGGTGGAGGACGCGCTGCTCCAGCAACCGGACGTGGCGGAGGCCGCGGTGATCGGCCGCGAGGACGAACTGCGCGGACAGATCGTGGTGGCGTATGTCGTCCTGCGGGAAGGCGTCCCGAAGGGCGAGGAGACCGTGGCGGCACTCACGGACGAGGTCAAACGGCGCCTGACCCCGTACAAGTGTCCCCGCCAGATCGTCTTCCTGGACGCGCTGCCGCGCACTCCCACCGGCAAGCTGCAGCGCTTCCGCCTGCGGGCCCTAAAGTGATCACGTGGCCGAGCAGCACACTCCCCGTTCCCTGATCGTCTCCCTGTACGGCGCGTACGGACGCGAGCGGCCGGGTCCCCTTCCCGTGGCCGAACTCATCCGTCTGCTGGCGGTTCTCGGCGTCGACGCCCCGTCCGTGCGCTCATCGGTCTCGCGGCTCAAACGACGCGGCCTGCTGGTCCCCGAACGCACCGGGGACGGCGCGGCCGGGTACGCCCTGTCGGACGACGCCCGCCAACTGCTCGACGACGGCGACCGGCGGATCTACGCCCGCCACTCGCCGCTGCTGTCCGAGGGCTGGGTGCTCGCGGTCTTCTCGGTGCCCGAGGCCGAACGCCACAAGCGCCACCTCCTGCGCTCAAGGCTCGGGCGGCTGGGCTTCGGCTCGGCGGCCCCGGGCGTGTGGATCGCGCCCGCGCGGCTGTACGAGGAGACGCGGCACACGCTGCGCCGACTACAACTCGACCCGTACGTCGAGCTGTTCCGGGGAGAGCATCTCGGCTTCGCACCGACGGCGGAGGCGGTGGCGCGCTGGTGGGACCTCGGCGCGATCGCCAAGGAGCACGAGGAGTTCCTCGATCTGCACGGGCCGAGGCTTCGGGCGTGGGAGGCACGCGGCGAGCTGCCCCCGATGGAGGCGTACCGCGACTACCTTCCGGCACTGGACTCCTGGCGGCGGCTGCCGTACATCGATCCGGGACTGCCCGCCGAGCTGCTGCCCCAGGGATGGCCAGGAGGACGGTCGGCGGAGGTCTTCGCCCGGCTGCACGCGCTGCTGCGGGATGCGGGGGCGGAGTTCGTCCAGGCGTGAGTGTCCGCGCGCTCAGCTCAGGGTGAGCCGGGGCTTGGGCGCATCCGTCCGGCCGGTCGGGGGCATGCGGCTGCCGGCCGCGTACTGGTCGGGCCAGATCGCCCCCGGTCCCTTGTAGTTCTGTTCCGCGGCCGCGTGCAGGGTCCAGTGCGGATCGAAGAGATGCGGCCTCGCCAGGGCGCAGAGGTCGGCGCGGCCCGCCAGCAGGAGCGAGTTGACGTCGTCCCAGGAGGAGATCGCGCCGACCGCGATGACGGGAATGCCGAGTGCGTTGCGGATCCGGTCGGCGTACGGCGTCTGGTACGAGCGGCCGAACTCCGGCTGCTCGTCGGACACGACCTGGCCGGTGGAGACGTCGATCGCGTCGGCGCCGTGGGCGGCGAACGCACGGGCCATCTCGACCGCGTCCTCGGCGGTGGTGCCGCCCTCGGCCCAGTCGGTGGCCGAGACACGGACGGTCATGGGCCGGTCGTCGGGCCACACGGCGCGCATCGCGTCGAAGACTTCCAGGGGGAAGCGGAGACGGTTCTCCAAGGAGCCGCCGTAGGCGTCGGTGCGCTGATTGGTGAGCGGGGAGAGGAAGCCGGAGAGCAGGTAGCCGTGGGCACAGTGGAGTTCGAGCAAGTCGAAACCGCACTCGTCGGCACGCCGGGTGGCGGCGGCGAACTGCTCGCGGATCTCGGCCAGTCCGGCGCGGTCCAGCGCCTGCGGGACCTGGTTGACGCCGGGGCGGTAGGAGAGCGGTGAGGCGGCGACGAGGGGCCAGTTCCCTTCGTCCAGCGGCTCGTCCATGCCCTCCCACATGAGCTTGGTGGAACCCTTGCGGCCGGAGTGCCCGAGCTGGACGCCGATCGCGGTGCCCGGTGCGTGAAGGTGCACGAAGTCGGTCACCCGGCGCCAGGAGGCGCCCTGCTCGGGGGTGTAGAGGCCCGTGCAGCCGGGGGTGATACGGCCCTGTGCGCTCACGCACACCATCTCGGTCATCACCAGGCCCGCACCGCCGAGGCTCCGCGCGCCCAGGTGGACGAGGTGGAAGTCGCCGGGGACGCCGTCCTTGGCGGAGTACATGTCCATGGGCGAGACGATCACGCGGTTGCGGAGGGTCAGCCCGCGCAGCGTGATCGGCGTGAACATCGGCGGGGTGGCGGGCGGGCTGCCGAAATCACGCTCGACGGCATCGGTGAAGCCCGGGTCGCGCAGCCGCAGATTGTCATGGGTGACGCGGCGGCTGCGGGTGAGCAGATTGAACGCGAACTGCCGGGCCGGCTGGTCGAGATACGTGCCCAGCTCCTCGAACCAGCGCAGGCTGGCGGCGGCGGCGCGCTGCGTGGACTCGACGACGGGGCGGCGCTCGCTCTCGTACGCGGCGAGGGCGGCGGGGAGGTCGGGCTGCTCCTCGACACAGGCGGCGAGCGCGAGGGCGTCCTCGACGGCGAGCTTGGTACCGGAGCCGATGGAGAAGTGGGCGGTGTGGGCGGCGTCGCCCAGCAGCACCGTATTGCCGTGGGACCAGTGGTCGTTGACGACGGTACGGAACGCGATCCAGGCGGACTTGTTGCCGCGCAGCGGGCGGCCGTCGAGCGCGTCGGCGAAGATCTTGGCGCACCGGTCGATGGACTCCTGCTCGTCACAGGCGTCGAGACCGGCCGCCCGCCAGACTTCCTCGCGCATCTCGACGATGACGGTGCTTGCGCCGGATTGATCCTGCGGCCCGGAGGGCCCCACCCCGGGGTCGTGGCCGGGCGACGGGCGGGAATAGGGGTAACCGTGCAGCTGCATCGCGCCGAACTCGGTCTCGGCGACCTCGAAACGGAAGGCGTCGAAGGCGAAGTCCGCGGCCAGCCAGATGTAACGGCAGCGGTGGGTGGTGATGTGCGGCGCGAAGGCGTCTGGGTGCGCCTCGCGGGTGAGGCTGTTCACGCCGTCCGCGGCGATGACCAGGTCGTGGGTGGTGGCCAGTTCGGCGGCGGGCGGGGCGGGGGTACGGAAGTGGAGGCGTACACCGAGACCGGCGCAGCGGTCGTGGAGGATCTGCAGCAGACGGCGTCGGCCGAGCGCGGCGAAGCCGTGGCCGCCGGAGGTGAGGGTGCGGCCGCGGTGGACGATGTCGATGTCGTCCCAGCGGACGAACTCGTCCTGGAGCGCGCCGTAGATGACGGGGTCGGCGTGCTCGATCCCGCCGAGGGTCTCGTCCGAGAGGACGACGCCGAAGCCGAAGGTGTCGTCGGGGGCGCCACGCTCCCAGACGGTGATCTCCCGGTCGGGGTCGAGGCGCTTGAGCAGGGCGGCGGCGTAGAGGCCACCGGGGCCGCCGCCGATGACGGCGACGCGAAGGGGGCGGGGCGAACCGGGGCTCGACTGCGGCGCGGGGATTGGGGCGGAGCCCGGGGTCGAAGGGGACTGCATGGTCAGCGCCCCCGCCACTTCGGGGCGCGCTTTTCCGTGAACGCCGCGTGGAACTCCGCGTAGTCCTCGCCGTTCATCAGCAGCGCCTGCGTCGCCGCGTCCAGTTCCACCGAGGCCGCGAGCGGCATGTCGAGCTCGGAGGTGAGCAGTGCCTTGGTCTGGGCGTACGCAAGGGCCGGGCCTTGCGCGAGA
This window of the Streptomyces sp. SLBN-118 genome carries:
- a CDS encoding AMP-binding protein, which encodes MELSPSAHRDTFARDHLPPGGQWPELLFDLPALHYPQRLNCGAELLDRTIERFGAERPAFRTGGGEVWTYGELRDQVDRIAHVLTSDLGVVPGNRVLLRGPTTPWLAASWLAVLKAGAVAVTVLAQQRAKELATVCEIAAVSHALCDIRSLDDLAKAEVPGLRLTAYGGDGPDDLLRLSAAAHPEPYEAVETAADDVALIAFTSGTTGRPKGCMHFHRDVLAVADTFSAQVLRPEPDDVFAGSPPLGFTFGLGGLVIFPLRAGASALLLEQAGPDRLLPAIAAHRVSVLFTAPTAYRVMLERIDEYDTGSLRRCVSAGENLPAATWQAWQERTGLRIINGIGATELLHIFISAADDAIKPGTTGTPVPGWQARVVDRSGAPVPDGEPGLLAVRGPVGCRYLNDPRQLDYVRDGWNLTGDTYLREPDGYFRYVARADDMIISAGYNIAGPEVEDALLQQPDVAEAAVIGREDELRGQIVVAYVVLREGVPKGEETVAALTDEVKRRLTPYKCPRQIVFLDALPRTPTGKLQRFRLRALK
- a CDS encoding PaaX family transcriptional regulator C-terminal domain-containing protein, which gives rise to MAEQHTPRSLIVSLYGAYGRERPGPLPVAELIRLLAVLGVDAPSVRSSVSRLKRRGLLVPERTGDGAAGYALSDDARQLLDDGDRRIYARHSPLLSEGWVLAVFSVPEAERHKRHLLRSRLGRLGFGSAAPGVWIAPARLYEETRHTLRRLQLDPYVELFRGEHLGFAPTAEAVARWWDLGAIAKEHEEFLDLHGPRLRAWEARGELPPMEAYRDYLPALDSWRRLPYIDPGLPAELLPQGWPGGRSAEVFARLHALLRDAGAEFVQA
- a CDS encoding bifunctional salicylyl-CoA 5-hydroxylase/oxidoreductase, encoding MQSPSTPGSAPIPAPQSSPGSPRPLRVAVIGGGPGGLYAAALLKRLDPDREITVWERGAPDDTFGFGVVLSDETLGGIEHADPVIYGALQDEFVRWDDIDIVHRGRTLTSGGHGFAALGRRRLLQILHDRCAGLGVRLHFRTPAPPAAELATTHDLVIAADGVNSLTREAHPDAFAPHITTHRCRYIWLAADFAFDAFRFEVAETEFGAMQLHGYPYSRPSPGHDPGVGPSGPQDQSGASTVIVEMREEVWRAAGLDACDEQESIDRCAKIFADALDGRPLRGNKSAWIAFRTVVNDHWSHGNTVLLGDAAHTAHFSIGSGTKLAVEDALALAACVEEQPDLPAALAAYESERRPVVESTQRAAAASLRWFEELGTYLDQPARQFAFNLLTRSRRVTHDNLRLRDPGFTDAVERDFGSPPATPPMFTPITLRGLTLRNRVIVSPMDMYSAKDGVPGDFHLVHLGARSLGGAGLVMTEMVCVSAQGRITPGCTGLYTPEQGASWRRVTDFVHLHAPGTAIGVQLGHSGRKGSTKLMWEGMDEPLDEGNWPLVAASPLSYRPGVNQVPQALDRAGLAEIREQFAAATRRADECGFDLLELHCAHGYLLSGFLSPLTNQRTDAYGGSLENRLRFPLEVFDAMRAVWPDDRPMTVRVSATDWAEGGTTAEDAVEMARAFAAHGADAIDVSTGQVVSDEQPEFGRSYQTPYADRIRNALGIPVIAVGAISSWDDVNSLLLAGRADLCALARPHLFDPHWTLHAAAEQNYKGPGAIWPDQYAAGSRMPPTGRTDAPKPRLTLS